A window of the Janthinobacterium agaricidamnosum NBRC 102515 = DSM 9628 genome harbors these coding sequences:
- a CDS encoding glutathione binding-like protein, which translates to MGDLSNFEITKKWPARDSSLLQLYSLTTPNGVKVSIMLEESGLAYEPHLVSFGTNDQLSPEFLSLNPNNKIPAIIDPNGPDGKPLALFESGAILIYLADKTGKLIPQDLAGRYETIQWLMFQMGGIGPIFGQLGFFHKFAGKEYEDKRPRDRYLAETKRLLNVLEQRLTGRDWIMGDEYSIADIATFPWVRNLVGFYEAGELVGFNSYPNVQRVLNAFVQRPAVVKGLNVPKRD; encoded by the coding sequence ATGGGCGATCTGTCGAACTTTGAAATCACTAAAAAATGGCCGGCCCGCGATAGCAGCCTGCTGCAGTTGTACTCGCTGACGACGCCGAACGGCGTCAAGGTCTCGATCATGCTGGAAGAAAGCGGCCTGGCCTACGAACCGCACCTGGTCAGCTTCGGCACCAACGACCAGTTGTCGCCGGAATTCCTGTCGCTGAACCCGAATAACAAGATTCCCGCCATCATCGATCCGAACGGTCCGGACGGCAAGCCGCTGGCCCTGTTCGAATCCGGCGCGATCCTGATTTACCTGGCCGACAAGACCGGCAAACTGATCCCGCAAGACCTGGCCGGCCGTTACGAAACCATCCAGTGGCTGATGTTCCAGATGGGCGGCATCGGTCCGATCTTCGGCCAGCTGGGATTTTTCCACAAATTCGCCGGCAAGGAGTATGAAGACAAACGCCCGCGCGACCGCTACCTGGCCGAAACCAAGCGCCTGCTGAACGTGCTGGAGCAGCGCCTGACGGGCCGCGACTGGATCATGGGCGACGAATACAGCATCGCCGATATCGCCACCTTCCCGTGGGTGCGCAACCTGGTCGGCTTTTACGAAGCGGGCGAGCTGGTCGGCTTCAACAGCTATCCGAACGTGCAGCGGGTGCTCAATGCGTTTGTGCAGCGGCCGGCCGTGGTCAAGGGCTTGAATGTGCCGAAACGCGACTAA
- the purT gene encoding formate-dependent phosphoribosylglycinamide formyltransferase, with protein sequence MTIPRTFGTPLSPSATRVMLLGSGELGKEVIIALQRLGVEVIAVDRYPDAPGHQVAHRSHVIDMTDGAALAALIAREQPDLIVPEIEAIATDTLAALEAAGKITCIPTARAAQLTMNREGIRRLAAEELGVATSPYRFASSLAELQAACAEIGFPCIVKPVMSSSGKGQSKLDSAADVAGAWDYAAAGGRVDSGRVIVEGFIDFDYEITLLTVRAIGAAGQVETQFCEPIGHVQVQGDYVESWQPQPMRSAALDSARDIARKVTDNLGGLGLFGVELFVKDDMVWFSEVSPRPHDTGMVTMASQVQSEFELHAKAILGLPVNLALHSPAASAVIYGQHDATAIRFEGVADALGVPGADLRLFGKPESFARRRMGVALASAADIDTARQRAKLAASKVKPVLS encoded by the coding sequence ATGACTATTCCACGCACATTCGGTACTCCCCTCTCTCCTTCCGCCACCAGGGTGATGCTGCTCGGCTCGGGCGAACTTGGCAAGGAAGTGATTATTGCGCTGCAACGGCTCGGCGTCGAAGTGATCGCCGTCGACCGTTATCCGGACGCTCCCGGCCACCAGGTGGCGCACCGCAGCCATGTGATCGACATGACCGACGGCGCCGCGCTGGCCGCGCTGATCGCGCGGGAACAGCCCGACCTGATCGTGCCTGAAATCGAGGCCATCGCCACCGACACGCTGGCCGCGCTGGAAGCGGCCGGCAAGATCACCTGCATCCCGACCGCGCGCGCGGCGCAGTTGACGATGAACCGCGAGGGCATCCGCCGCCTCGCCGCCGAAGAGCTCGGCGTGGCGACGTCGCCGTACCGCTTCGCCAGCAGCCTGGCCGAATTGCAGGCCGCTTGCGCCGAGATCGGCTTCCCTTGCATCGTCAAGCCGGTCATGTCCTCGTCCGGCAAGGGCCAGTCGAAACTCGACAGCGCCGCCGACGTGGCGGGCGCCTGGGATTATGCCGCGGCCGGCGGCCGGGTCGATTCCGGCCGCGTCATCGTCGAAGGTTTTATCGATTTTGACTACGAAATCACCTTGCTGACGGTGCGCGCGATCGGCGCCGCCGGCCAGGTCGAAACGCAATTTTGCGAACCGATCGGCCACGTGCAGGTGCAAGGCGATTATGTCGAATCGTGGCAGCCGCAGCCGATGCGCAGCGCAGCCCTCGATAGCGCGCGCGACATCGCCCGCAAAGTGACCGACAACCTCGGCGGCCTGGGCCTGTTCGGCGTGGAACTGTTCGTCAAGGATGACATGGTCTGGTTTTCCGAAGTCAGCCCGCGCCCGCACGACACCGGCATGGTGACCATGGCCAGCCAGGTGCAGAGCGAATTCGAATTGCACGCCAAGGCCATCCTCGGCTTGCCGGTCAATCTGGCGCTGCACTCGCCGGCGGCGTCGGCCGTGATCTACGGCCAGCACGACGCCACGGCGATCCGCTTCGAAGGCGTGGCCGACGCGCTGGGCGTGCCAGGCGCGGATCTCCGTTTGTTCGGCAAGCCGGAATCGTTCGCCCGGCGCCGCATGGGCGTGGCGCTGGCCAGCGCCGCCGATATCGACACGGCGCGCCAGCGCGCCAAGCTGGCGGCGTCCAAGGTCAAGCCGGTCTTGTCCTGA